From a region of the Marasmius oreades isolate 03SP1 chromosome 7, whole genome shotgun sequence genome:
- the ELP3 gene encoding Elongator subunit (BUSCO:EOG09261VI3) gives MVQGTRVNGPSQAEQLLRVTSGIAAELIKAHDANETVSLNVIRAKISKKYSYGGVPRLVDIISAIPDDYKKALLPKLKARPIRTASGIAVVAVMCKPHRCPHIAMTGNICVYCPGGPDSDFDYSTQSYTGYEPTSMRAIRARYDPYEQTRGRVEQLKALGHNVDKVEFIIMGGTFMSMQEDYRAKFIAQLHNALSGFTGLDVDEAVRFSEQSKSKAIGITIETRPDYCLRPHLSQMLRYGCTRLEIGVQSVYEDVARDTNRGHTVRAVSESFHLAKDAGFKVVAHMMPDLPNVGLERDLDQFKEYFENPAFRSDGLKIYPTLVIRGTGLYELWRTGRYKNYTPNVLVDVVARILALVPPWTRVYRVQRDIPLPLVTSGCENSGNLRELALNRMKDFGAECRDVRFREVGIHEIHHKVRPESVELLRRDYAANGGWETFLSYEDPERDILIGLLRLRKCSEEGTFRPELVKKEGDEGGCSIVRELHVYGTAVPVHGRDPTKFQHQGFGTLLMEEAERIAREEHGSVKLAVISGVGTRDYYRKLGYELDGPYMSKSLL, from the exons ATGGTCCAGGGAACTCGGGTCAATG GTCCTTCACAAGCTGAACAACTTCTTCGAGTCACTTCTGGTATTGCTGCAGAGCTCATCAAGGCTCACGATGCGAATGAAACCGTGTCCTTGAACGTTATTCGTGCAAAGATCAGTAAAAAATATTCCTACGGAGGTGTTCCTAGGCTGGTGGACATAATCAGTGCTATACCGGATGATTATAAAAAGGCTCTACTGCCAAAATTGAAGGCGAGACCAATTAGGACTGCTAGTGGG ATCGCGGTCGTTGCTGTGATGTGCAAACCTCATCGATGTCCCCATATCGCCATGACAGGGAACATATGCGT ATATTGCCCAGGAGGGCCCGATTCTGATTTTGATTACAGTACGCAAAGTTATACAGGGTACGAGCCGACTAGTATGCGAGCCATACGAGCAAG ATATGACCCCTATGAGCAGACTCGAGGGCGGGTGGAACAGTTGAAGGCTTTGGGGCACAACGTTGACAAG GTAGAATTTATCATCATGGGTGGAACATTCATGAGCATGCAGGAAGACTATCGGGCGAAATTTATCGCTCAACTGCACAATGCTCTTTCCGGGTTTACAGGGCTCGATGTGGACGAGGCCGTAAG GTTCTCGGAACAAAGCAAATCAAAGGCGATTGGCATAACTATTGAGACCAGGCCGGATTATTGCCTACGACCTCATCTCAG CCAAATGCTTCGGTACGGATGCACTCGACTTGAGATCGGCGTTCAGTCAGTGTACGAGGACGTCGCGCGCGACACCAATCGGGGTCACACTGTTCGTGCTGTCTCTGAGTCATTCCACTTGGCAAAGGACGCTGGTTTCAAAGTTGTAGCACATATGATGCCTGACCTCCCCAATGTTGGCCTTGAGAGGGATTTAGACCAGTTCAAGGAATACTTCGAAAACCCTGCCTTTCGAAGTGATGGGTTGAAGATTTATCCAACCTTGGTCATTCGTGGAACAGGGTTATACGAGCTGTGGAGGACAGGACGATATAAAAACTACACACCCAATGTATTGGTGGACGTTGTCGCAAGAATCTTGGCCTTGGTGCCACCCTGGACGAGAGTCTATCGAGTGCAAAG AGATATACCCCTACCTCTCGTCACCAGTGGATGCGAGAACTCTGGTAATCTCCGAGAACTGGCTCTGAACCGAATGAAGGATTTCGGTGCAGAATGCAGGGACGTACGATTCCGCGAAGTTGGG ATTCACGAAATTCATCATAAAGTACGACCTGAGTCTGTGGAACTCCTTCGACGGGACTATGCTGCGAATGGAGGCTGGGAAACGTTCTTGTCGTATGAGGACCCGGAAAGAGACATTCTCATAGGTTTGCTAAGATTGAGGAAGTGTTCGGAGGAGGGTACATTCCGACCAGAGTTGGTGAAGAAGGAAGGCGATGAGGGTGGGTGTAGTATTGTGCGAGAGTTACATGTGTATGGGACAGCAGTCCCTGTTCATGGAAGGGATCCGACCAAGTTTCAACATCAA GGCTTTGGAACTTTACTAATGGAAGAGGCAGAGCGTATTGCAAGAGAAGAACATGGTAGTGTCAAGTTGGCCGTCATTTCCG GCGTGGGCACGAGGGACTACTATCGCAAGTTGGGCTACGAGCTGGATGGTCCCTATATGAGCAAGTCACTGTTGTAG
- the CIT1 gene encoding citrate (Si)-synthase: protein MLSSPSFVRASKFSRAAWARTARFSSSAPKSTTLKERLAELIPRQLETVKAVRAEHGKKSFGPVHVDQLYGGMRGLPALIWDGSVLDADEGIRFRGLTIPECKERLPKAPGGEEPLPEALFWLLLTGEVPTQEQVTELSKDWAARAAIPEFVQELLDRCPPTLHPMSQFSLAVTALNHDSAFAKAYQDGISKKEYWGPTFEDCMDLIAKLPNIAGRIYSNVYGRGKLSTIDPNKDYSHNLATLLGFGDNAGFVELLRLYVTIHSDHEGGNVSAHTGKLVGSALSDPFLAFSASLNGLAGPLHGLANQEVLVWLRKMQSKIGENASDEAVKEYVWSTLKAGQVVPGYGHAVLRKTDPRYVAQREFALKHLPDDPMFKLVGQIYNIVPKILLEVSGGWLNF, encoded by the exons ATGTTATCTTCTCCGTCGTTCGTCCGTGCT TCTAAGTTCTCCAGGGCTGCTTGGGCCCGGACCGCGCGTttctcttcatctgcacCCAAAAGCACAACTCTCAAAGAACGGCTCGCCGAGCTCATTCCTCGGCAACTCGAAACT GTAAAAGCCGTCCGTGCTGAGCATGGCAAGAAATCTTTCGGACCGGTCCACGTTGACCAACTCTACGG TGGTATGCGAGGTCTTCCCGCTCTGATTTGGGATGGTTCCGTCCTGGACGCCGACGAGGGGATTCGTTTCCGTGGTCTCACTATTCCCGAGTGCAAAGAACGTCTTCCCAAAGCACCCGGTGGCGAGGAACCTCTTCCCGAAGCTCTGTTCTGGCTTCTCCTTACCGGCGAAGTTCCTACTCAGGAACAGGTCACCGAACTCTCCAAAGACTGGGCCGCTCGTGCCGCTATCCCGGAGTTTGTTCAAGAGCTGTTGGACCGATGCCCGCCTACCCTCCACCCCATGAGCCAGTTCAGTTTGGCTGTCACTGCC CTCAACCACGATTCCGCTTTTGCCAAAGCTTACCAGGATGGCATCAGCAAGAAAGAGTACTGGGGTCCTACTTTCGAGGACTGTATGGACCT GATTGCCAAATTGCCGAACATCGCCGGTCGAATTTATAGCAATGTCTACGGACGGGGTAAACTCTCTACCATCGACCCCAACAAAGATTATTCCCACAATCTCGCCACTCTTCTTGGATTCGGTGACAATGCCGGCTTTGTTGAGCTCCTTCGTCTCTACGTCACCATCCACAGCGACCACGAGGGTGGGAACGTTTCAGCACACACCGGCAAGCTTGTCGGCTCAGCTCTCTCTGATCCTTTCCTTGCTTTCTCTGCTTCGCTCAATGGCCTCGCTGGTCCCCTCCACGGTCTCGCCAACCAAGAAGTCTTGGTCTGGTTGCGTAAGATGCAGTCCAAGATCGGCGAAAATGCTAGTGATGAGGCTGTCAAAGAGTACGTTTGGTCCACGCTCAAGGCTGGCCAAGTCGTCCCAGGTTATGGCCACGCAGTTTTGAGAAAGACTGACCCCCGATATGTTGCTCAACGTGAATTTGCTTTGAAGCACCTGCCGGACGACCCGATGTTCAAACTGGTTGGACAGATCTATAACATCGTTCCCAAAATCCTTCTCGAGGTGAGCGGCGGCTGGCTGAACTTTTGA